In the genome of bacterium, the window CCTATGCGCTCACCGGCGCGGGAATTTTACCAGCGCGCCGGGAAAGAGTCAATAAAAGCCCGCCGCCGCAATCTAGGGTGGGCTCGACCCATCGCCCGGCGGGACGACTGCGCGGACCCTCACCGGTCCTCCGGCTCCAGAAGGGCGATGAAGGGGAGGTTGCGGTAGCGCCCGGCGTAATCCAGGCCGTAGCCCACCACGAACCCGTCCCCGGTGAAGGTGAAGCCGGTGTAATTTACGTCCACCCGGTGAAGCCTGCGTCCCGGCTTGTCCAGAAAC includes:
- a CDS encoding hypoxanthine phosphoribosyltransferase; translation: FLDKPGRRLHRVDVNYTGFTFTGDGFVVGYGLDYAGRYRNLPFIALLEPEDR